ACACAATCTACTGCACGCGACGTAACAAGCTCGAGTTGAGGTTCTTGCTCATAGGGCTCGCGTACTGCCTCGTGGGTGTCGGGTCCTGGCTGTTTCACATGACGTTGAAATACCACTTCCAGTTGCTCGACGAGTTGCCCATGATATACGCCATGTGTGTGCCGTGCTGGTCCCTGATCACAGAACTGATCGCGACCTTCACGGGCCCCACCAAGAACAAGCACAGCAATGGCAAAACCAATACTTTGTCCAGTGTGAAGCAGGTGGTCATCGCATCCTTGATCCTGTTGACTGCATCAACGGTCACTGTGGTGTACCTGATAGTCAAGAACGCCACCATTCACCAGGCTTTCTTCGGGTGCCTGATCGGCGTGGTGGCATTCTCCTCGGCCTACATGGTAATGACTTTCGTCAAGGACCCCCAACACAAGAAAAACTTGCACAACAGCATGATGATGGGCGCCATATTCTTCATGTCGGGTTACGCAGTATGGCTAATGGATATCCACTTGTGTAAGCTGTGGAGGTTCATTAGGCGCGAGTACCTGCTGCTGCCCCTGGGCTTGCTCCTGGAGCTGCACGGATGGTGGCACGTCCTCACGGGACTCGGCATCTACTACTACATCGTATGCCTGCAATACCTAAGACTGATCACCACTGATCGCTTACAGCATTACAAACTCATCTGGAGATGGGGCCTTCTACCGGAATTGGTCCCCGCCGACTATAACATCGGCACCCCATACTCTCTCACATTCAGAGGCCCACGTGAGAAAGCTAAGCCGGAGTGAAGCCGATTGCCCTTGGTACACTATCGATACCAGCGAACGAGATATAGACAACCAACCTCTTGTGATTAGAATGCCTCCCCCAATAAGGACTTTTGGCATTGAAGTGAAGCGTATAGAGAAGAGATGACTCAGTATGAGGTTGCATTAATTTaatgtatataaataacTTATTTCTCGAAAACTAATATAACGATAAACAATAATTGtcattaaaataaataactCTTGTACCCTCTTGCAGAGCCCATAAATCAGAAACGAGTGATCACCTACCTTTGTGTTTTGCCTCCCATATCATAACTGTCCGGTGGTATTTAAATTTTCTTAGACATGTATGGACCGTCCAACTCGTAACCTAGCTTGGCATAGTAATTTCTTACACCAACACCTGAAATAACAGATATCTTACTGGATCCATGCTCTTCCTTGGCAATTCTCTCTGCTTCTTCCATCAACAACGTACCAAACCCTTGATGTTGGAATTTCTTAGGGTCTCTGGAATGCAGTGGCACCACACTACCATAGACGTGAAGTTCTCTGACAATAGATGTCCTCTGACTTGTGAACTCCTTTCTGTATGTGTACTTCTTAGATGCTTTACGGAGTCTTAGTAGACCAATCAGAATGTCCTGCTTTGGATCTTCGTAAGATAGGAAAGTTTCCCAGCCACCATTGGCATAGTAGTCTCTTCTAATTAACTCAACTTGATCGGGTTGGACCTTGTGATGCACTTCTTGAATACCAACTTCTCTCGTCCTCACGTCTCTGGAGGTGACACCTAAATCCTTCATTCTGGCTAATGCCAATTCTCTTAGATTACCATTGTCCACACCTGATGTAACCAGCGGCATAGGAATATCTCTTTGAACACGATAAATTCTTGTCCAAGGTGGAACCATCGCCATGATACGGGCCACCAAATCTACTAAAGCGTTGGCATTGTATGACTTATATCTGCCGGTTTTCCATAGTTCGTACAGACCTGTACCTCTGATGACTAATGTTGGATAAATCTTCAAACCGTCTGTTCTAAAGGCTGGATTCTCAAAATACTCTTTGAATTGCTGTAGATCTCTTTCCATTCCCACGTTTGGCAGATCAGGCATCATGTGAGAAACAACTTTATAACCAGCATCCTTGGCAATGGCAAACGTTTCCGTCACTGCCTTCACAGTATGGCCTCTGTTTGTATCACGAGCCACATCTTCATATAGCGACTGGACACCGATTTCCAGTCTTGTACAACCATACTTCAACATATCATCCAGGTGGGTCTCTGTACAATAATCTGGTCTTGTTTCGATTGTAATACCGACACACTTTGTCAAACTCTGTTGAGAATATCTTATAGCTTCATCTATGTCATTACCATTATAGCCGGACAAGGCATTGTGTAACTTCACTATAAAGTCCTCCCTGTAATCCTTTGGCAAAGACATGAAAGTACCACCCATAACCACATATTCGACTTTGTCAATAGAGTGACCTAATTGCTTCAACTGTTCAACTCTACCACGAGCCTGCTCGTAAGGATCATAACGAGCCCTGATGGCTCTCATTGATGTTGGCTCATAACCTGTATATGATTGTGttgaatattcaaaatCCGAATCCGGACCACCAGGACAATAGACACAGATGTTACCGGTATATGCAATGTGAGGACAACGATGAGGCTTACACATAACTGCAACAACAGCTATACCTGAAGCAGTCCTCACTGGTTTGGCCTTCAACTTAGGcaataaatatttcttatATTGATCTGGAATGGAGTTGATGATATCCGTCAATCTAGGCTGTTGCTTTAGCTTATACTTCTTGGAATACTTGGTAATAAGACCATTCAGATTAATCTCTCTAGTGGTACCTGAGGTCAGAGAGTTGGTCAGCTCTAATGTAATATCAGTACAACATTGCAAAAATCTCTCCTTCTCTGGAGCAAGCTTCTGCTTATTGGTCTTGGGACCCTTTCCGTGACGACccatttataaatattggtATTCAACTGTGTCTGTGTGGTATTTGTAAAGAGAATGGAACCTATCTAGTATACGGGTTCCTATTACTATACTTTCTATACTTGTTTGCAAtgctcatctcatcgcaaaatccataactttttcaaaattttttttttcattctaAGGGCATAGTACTACAAGTTCTACGCTACTTTCTGAGAAAACCGGTAGTTATATATCATCAGGGCCCAATATGGCAGAGCGATGAGATTAACAACTGATAGAAATTAGTAATCATCACTTTAGTAgtgttattatttatttacagAATGCATCCTTAAGTGAATGGCAATGTAATTATAGAGTGTTGGTAATGACTTCAATATTTACAGTGATACATGTCTATGCGTCTTTCTCCAAttgaattatttgaatatttcattttttttggattttaGTCACATTAATTAGTTATCTGTGGGTtttctgaagaagatggtaCTCTGTAGATATCTCCACACTCTTTCATTCTTCTAACAGCTTTCTCAGTGTTGTCATCGTAGTTTTTAGGTAATTTAGCATCGGGTTTGGATTCAAACACTGATCCCATTAAGATAAGGTCATTTGTGGTGGCGTCACAAAGGAACACCATGTAGTCAACAACATCTCTATCCAATTTCTCCACTTTATTATTAGTCTTGTTCAGTTTTACCAGTCTTTGTTTGGTGTTGAACCTGTACAACAGTTGAATATGTTCTAGTGGTCTTCCAGGGATCATCATTGGTTGTATTGATATCAGTTTTGGCACATCATTGAACTTCAATAGTTGCCAATCTAGTTTTACATTATCTGGTATTTGCTTGGAGCGCGCATTCAATGCTTCTTCCACCCAGACAGATACTTCGGgtttcaatttctcaaCGGATTTGCTGGCAAAATTGGCATTTACCTGGACGTACGTTTCAATGGCTTTATTCTTCCACAGTAAAAACGCAGGTTTGATACCGGTTTGAAATCTAAAGATACCTATCTGAACAGTGTTTAAACCGAGCATATATATCCTTCTAATAACGTTGTCAAACCATAGTTTGGGGCTTGTTATCACACTGGGCAAACGGCTCAGCGAAGCTGGCACGTACAGTTCTGAAGCGACGCCCAGATGTCTAGGGTTAAAATCCTGGATCTTCTTAGTGTCTTGTTTCTGCTCAGCTTCATCCAATAACTTGACACCGCTGCTAAACAACCTTGTATTATAAACATTTGCCAATCGGCTGACTCCCACACGCCTTACTACAACACCCCTATAGCCAACAATCATTTTCTAGTTCTAGTTCAACACTAACAGATGAACACAGATCACTTCCTGTAGCCTGTCTTGTACTCTATTTGTGATAGTAATCCCATTTAGTTATTGATAGCTTGAACCACTTTTGAGCTTTTTCTTCGTTTTCGAGCCTTTTCAAACCTCGGAAGGAGAGAAGGCATTTAAAGGGAAAAAGGACTAGCTCAGCCTATAGAGTCCCTTTAAATCTACAATTTGCTAGATCAGAACTCAGGTTAAATAAAGTACTTCCGAGTTTCAATTTGCAGCTATATTGTCATTTTGAACTCTGATTAGTTACATCAGGTATAGAGCAAACTTCTCGGTAAAAGGATGAAGCCATCAGTGATTGGTTTGAAGTGTAAGGATACCGATAAGGTAGATTGGAAGCGGGGATTGTCTAGTTATTTGAAGAGGATTTATGGTTCGAGACAGTGGAAGGAGTTCTATGATGAGCAACTATGTGTGGAGATGGACCATGTGCGCAACAATGCTAATGGCGAGTTAGGGGCAGTCACATTGGTGGAACAGAACTACAAGTATTATGCTTACTTGG
This is a stretch of genomic DNA from Nakaseomyces glabratus chromosome M, complete sequence. It encodes these proteins:
- a CDS encoding ceramidase (CAGL0M06347g~Ortholog(s) have phytoceramidase activity, sphingosine N-acyltransferase activity, role in ceramide biosynthetic process, ceramide catabolic process and cortical endoplasmic reticulum localization) codes for the protein MIRWEYPQAQDGYWGEITSTIDWCEENYVVSHYVAEWSNTFTNSIFISTALYTIYCTRRNKLELRFLLIGLAYCLVGVGSWLFHMTLKYHFQLLDELPMIYAMCVPCWSLITELIATFTGPTKNKHSNGKTNTLSSVKQVVIASLILLTASTVTVVYLIVKNATIHQAFFGCLIGVVAFSSAYMVMTFVKDPQHKKNLHNSMMMGAIFFMSGYAVWLMDIHLCKLWRFIRREYLLLPLGLLLELHGWWHVLTGLGIYYYIVCLQYLRLITTDRLQHYKLIWRWGLLPELVPADYNIGTPYSLTFRGPREKAKPE
- the ELP3 gene encoding Elongator subunit ELP3 (CAGL0M06369g~Ortholog(s) have role in regulation of cytoplasmic translational fidelity, tRNA wobble base 5-methoxycarbonylmethyl-2-thiouridinylation and cytosol localization); its protein translation is MGRHGKGPKTNKQKLAPEKERFLQCCTDITLELTNSLTSGTTREINLNGLITKYSKKYKLKQQPRLTDIINSIPDQYKKYLLPKLKAKPVRTASGIAVVAVMCKPHRCPHIAYTGNICVYCPGGPDSDFEYSTQSYTGYEPTSMRAIRARYDPYEQARGRVEQLKQLGHSIDKVEYVVMGGTFMSLPKDYREDFIVKLHNALSGYNGNDIDEAIRYSQQSLTKCVGITIETRPDYCTETHLDDMLKYGCTRLEIGVQSLYEDVARDTNRGHTVKAVTETFAIAKDAGYKVVSHMMPDLPNVGMERDLQQFKEYFENPAFRTDGLKIYPTLVIRGTGLYELWKTGRYKSYNANALVDLVARIMAMVPPWTRIYRVQRDIPMPLVTSGVDNGNLRELALARMKDLGVTSRDVRTREVGIQEVHHKVQPDQVELIRRDYYANGGWETFLSYEDPKQDILIGLLRLRKASKKYTYRKEFTSQRTSIVRELHVYGSVVPLHSRDPKKFQHQGFGTLLMEEAERIAKEEHGSSKISVISGVGVRNYYAKLGYELDGPYMSKKI
- the MBA1 gene encoding Mba1p (CAGL0M06391g~Ortholog(s) have ribosome binding activity), which codes for MIVGYRGVVVRRVGVSRLANVYNTRLFSSGVKLLDEAEQKQDTKKIQDFNPRHLGVASELYVPASLSRLPSVITSPKLWFDNVIRRIYMLGLNTVQIGIFRFQTGIKPAFLLWKNKAIETYVQVNANFASKSVEKLKPEVSVWVEEALNARSKQIPDNVKLDWQLLKFNDVPKLISIQPMMIPGRPLEHIQLLYRFNTKQRLVKLNKTNNKVEKLDRDVVDYMVFLCDATTNDLILMGSVFESKPDAKLPKNYDDNTEKAVRRMKECGDIYRVPSSSENPQITN